TTATGCTCGATTTGAACTTCTCTAGAATTTTTTCTATATCATCCATATTCTCTGTAAGCATAAAACCCACATTTATTCTATCAAAAATGATTATATGGTTGATGGAATCCATAAGTCTGCTACCATTACAAACTGGGCAGATACGCTGTTTTGAATATTTATCCTGATTTAACCCGAACATATCCTTTTTCCCCAATTCCATACCAAGCATGGGGCCAATATATTCAGAAGTCTTTGTTCGCTTTCTCCCATTAACAGTAAAAGTAATTTTATATTTTTCATCTCCTTTTGAATGCAAAAGCATTTTTTGCGTTTCCTTATTCAATTCATAAAATCTCTTCTTCTCATCAATTCCTTTCTCTTTACAGAAGTTATACAATAACTGAGTGAAGAAGTCGGAATAAGAAGCATTCCAACATCTAAAAGGTACTTCCTTCAAAGTCTTCTCAGGATCCACTACCAGAAGCTCATCAATCATTTTTATATAGCCTATACCATTACATTTCCTGCATCTGCATGGCCCATTAAGTGAAAACTTGTCTGAAGTTAGTGATGTACAATAACTAAGTATATTTGACATATGTTCATACAATCCAAAATAGGTCAGCACTATTGACCTAGGGTTTACATTAAAATTTAGTTGTTTTAATGTTGCAGCTACTAGAACATTTCCATAGTCTTTGATTCGATATTTGATAGAAACTTTGTTATCATTAACAAGACTTCCATATTCATTTTCACTGATTGCAGCAATTGTATCAAAAGCAAGACTTGATTTACCACTTCCACTTACCCCGCCTATATAGATAAGTTCATAATCATTGAATTCTACTGAAATATTTTTTAAATTATTTGTCGATATACCCTTATACCTATACATCTGTTTTCCTCACAACCCATAAATAATTATCATCTAATTCATTCTCTTGTAGTTCTTCTGAAAACGCATCGAGTCTTCTGCATGAGTATATGATTTCATAACCACATTCGTCCATTAAATCGATAATTTCTTTTATGAAAGGAATATGTAAATGAAATTTCACATTACATTCATCTGTAACGTAATCACCTAAAATAAGTCTCTCCTCATCAGTGAATTGTGCTAGAGGTTTATTAAACGCTCTAGTTTTCTCTGCCCAATATTTCTTTTCAATTTTATTATCAAGAAAAGGAGTGGTAAAGAATAACAATCCATTATATTTTAGAACCCTGGAAATCTCTAGCGTTGCTTTCTTTCGATCTGCGTATGTTTCAAGTAACATCAATCCATTAAATGAGAACAGAGCATAATCGAATAATCCTGAATCAAATGATAATTCCCTTGTGTCTTGTACATAATATCTAATATAAGATGCCATTTTCTTTGCTTCTTCAATCATTTTTGAAGAGTAATCTATCCCTATCACGTCATAACCTAGCTTGCTAAGAGCAATTGTAGTTCTTCCCGTACCACATCCGATATCAAGAATTTTTCCTGGAATTATAAAATATTTTGAGAGAATATCTTTCTCGTAATTAAACAGTCCATTTTGTGAAAGTTTTTCATAATATTTTACGATGCTATGCACAGAATAACTTTCTATATTTCCCATATAGTCACCTGTTTTCTCGATACATTCTATAATCGTTTAGCAACCTACGATACTGTCGTTCTTTATATATATCATCACAAATAGGTTCAATCATACTACCCGTGGTATTCAAATTATCTATTCGACACCCGCCAGAGCATATATATCGAAGTTCACAAAATCGACATTTAGAAATTTTATCATTTGATGTTTCCACATTTATCTTGTTGAATTCTCTTATGATATCATTAGCACTTATTCCAGCTTCAAAATAATATGACGAAATTTTATGACATGGATAAATTCTACCATCATAATTAATTAAAACACTGCTACCTATTCCACAGTTTGTGAATCGTATATTTCTAATATCAGAAGATTGTACTAAATATCCAAGATTCTTAAGTTTCTTTACTAGCTTAATAACAAGCTCTCTTGAATATTTTTTATCAAAACCAGACATATCCATGAAAAGTGCATTACCCGCCATTTCTATTTCGTCACTTAACCTGACTTCAAGGTTATCATATTCCAGATGTTTTATAAAACCGATTAAATTATTCTCAATATCAATCAAAGTGTTTGGAAGAATCGTCGTTGCTAGTACTATTCTTTTTCCACGACTTTTTAGAAGATCTATAGCATGAAGAGCATTCTCATAATTCTGCTCACCCCTTATTGGAGCATAATACTCTTTACTGACAGCTTCAAAACTAATCTGAATTTCATCACAACATTCACATATAAGATCAATGTTTCTTTCTGATATCAAAGAACCGTTTGTAAAAAGTATAACATGGTTCTCTTGTATGCCTTTCAGAAGGGATTCAATATTTGTATATGTAAGCGGCTCTCCTCCAGAAACTACGACTTCAAGTTCTCCATAGAAATCGTGCAATTCAGAAATCAATTGAATCGTTTTTTGTAAATCTACAGTCTTAAGTGGCTGTGTCCCAGCAGCCATATAACAGTGTGGACAATGCATATTGCAACCATTGGTTGTTCCTATATGAACTGTTTTGGTAATATTCTCTATTGCTTCTTCCTTATTTGTAACAGAATTACCTCTAAAATCAACATCATCAATTTGCTCGAGGAGCTTTTTCATGATTTTCAGGCATTCATCCTCATTCGGGCAATACTCTATATAGTAGTTTTCCAATGCAAATCTTATGGAGGCTCCTTCTTGCAGCCAATGAAACATCTTATATTCTTTATCATTCAGAACAATCCAATTCGGGTTATCAGGTGCTAGTATTATATGATACCCATCCACGGGCTTATCTAATAATTTCTCTGGTAGAGAAATGCCATTTTCTAAATCGTATTCTGTTGGCATATCTTCTCCGTAAAAAGTCAACGAACAAGATGACTTTCTAAGCTATTTAATTCATGGTAACAATAGCCTGTTCAGCAAAAGTAGCCGCCTCAGTTTTCCGTTTCCTTGTTGCAGATATGGCTTTCAAGAAACATATCTTTTGAAAGAAACTTTGAAATTGTAGAAATATCATGCTTGTCGATTTTCTTGGTCCATTCGTTAGTACCTTGAACTTCAAGGTATTGATCACCGTTACTTCTGACCAGATTTCTCTACCTAATTCTTGAAAAACCTTGTGTTGTTGGTTGACTCGACCCCGATTTTCACAGCAAAGCCTATAGTCTTGTACTCTGCTGAGGTCATGACCTCAACTAAATATGTCGAGCTGTTGCCTGGCACCCGCTGAATCGCTTCAGCTTATCACATTACCGCTTGTTCGGTTACCTTTTTTATCATACCTTCTAATAAAAAAAATCCCAAATATCTTGGGATTTTTTTTATACTTCATTAGCAATCTTGACGTTTAAGTGTTGTTCTGCACTGACTTCTTTGACAAACAACGATAACGGCATTAGCTTTCGCATCCTTTTTAGAAAGTATAATTTTCTTTACCTTCTTGAACATAGTTTTTTTCCTCCTTTGATTTTCATTATAGTTTATGAAGTTCCAGCAATCTTGGCGTTTATGTGTTATTCTGTACGCATCCCTTTATACAACAATAATCATAGAATTAGATTTTTGATCATTTTGTGCTAAAGCTCTGTTTTCTTTTACTTTACTAAACACCTATTTATTTTCCATTTGATAATTATTTAAATAAGATAGTGGTATTATATCACGGATATATGTTACTGTCAATAATTTTATTTTATTTTATCAGGGATTACGCATGAAAAATGTATACACAGAAAAGAGACATAATATAAAATAAAAAAGGCGAAACGCGAGGCAGCGGTACTGCCGCCGAGCCGCTCTGACCGATGGCAAGCGAACTTTTTGGCAAAAAAGTTCGCGCAGTCCGATTCCAATCACGGTCTGCCGCGGCGAACGGCAGGGCTGCTGCCGGGAGTGTAGCCGATTTTTTTACGGTAATGGTTATTTTTTGGGGAATATAGATTCTCATGCGTAAGCCCTGTTTATTTTATAGGCATCTCTATCCCCCCCCCTTAAAAATAATAAGGAAAAATACTAGAGTAAGGAATACAAGAAAGCAGACTGTTTGAGGACGAGAAGCGGTTCTCACCATAACTGTAGTGAGTATGTCATTCTCGGTTACAAGGGTTTTACTGTTGACAAGATAGATGAAAATACTTCTTCATCGCTCTGACCGTACAGCAAGTATAAATATACGTTGATATGGAGCGATAACGGAGAAAACGGGACGCAAAGGGGTTGTTTTTCAAAAAAACGCGATCCGTCACTCGACGGTAAAGTCATCAATGCGAAAGAATTCGAATCATGCGCATGGTACTATTGTCCCTGCCTATCTATACGTGGCAATGATACTGTGAGCGTAAAGCCTCAAAATATCGATGCCGAAGCAAGAGTAGCGCTCGATAAAACCGTTGTGATGTTTGCACATACAGATAATCTGGAGTTGAATTATACGCACAACGGCAGAACAAAAAGATAACGATCCCCGTCTATACGGAAACGCGAAATTGTTCGTATAATCAGCAATAACGACAATAAAAAGCCGGCTGTCGTAAAGCGGCGTTCGGTTTTTTACATCGGAAGAATCTTCATAGTCTATTTCTACAACATACTCTGTTCTGGTAAATGTAACTTTTGCTTTATATTTATAAGGGAAGGAGTACGTATTTCATCAGTGACGGGAATATATTGACCGCCATCGTAGCCCGGCGTGTACCACGTACCGAGCAGTCGTGCCGCATAATCGACTTCAGCGTCATCACTGCCTGAAGCACTGTTGCTGCAGCCGGCAAACAGACTGAGCGCTGCAATAAGCATCATCCGATCATCATCTTTTTCATATCATGCCTTCTTGTTTATAAAAAATTTTGATACTTCGTACCGAATATTTCGCCGAGTTTCCGAGCCATACGAGGACTTATCGTTCTATGGCCGGTTTCCATTCCGGAAACGTGTTGTGCAGGGATCCCCAATTTTTTTGCTAAAGCCGCCTGGGTCAGATTATCGCGATAGCGAAACAGCTTCAACGTCTTTTGCGGTGTCCGATCCTTTACAATATTTTTATACCAGTCGGTTTCCGTTATTTCCACATATGCTTCGTCATCATCTTCTTCAACCGTAGCATGAGGATAACGTTTTTTTACAAACGTGAGTAAGTCTTGCGGTATATCACCTTCAATTTTTATAGGGGGCGTTTTCACGACTACCTGCATAATATACCTCCAGTTCGATTCCTTTGATCGTTTCCTTCCAACAGGCAACCCAATGATATGATAAATGGCAGTGGTATTTGTTTTTTCCAAGCATACTGAAATTCGGCCAGCCTTTTTGTATCGGGCCGGTTTCCTGCAGATCTTCCAACAAGTATGAAAACAATTCCTGTTCTCGTTCCGGCATTTTCAAAACCGCTTTCAGTATTTTCTTTTTTTGTATTACCCTGTACATCTATCCGCCTTATACATTGTAACCATATATTGGTTTGTTTGTCAAGTATGAGCAAGTCTTAGGAGCAAGTCCTTAAAGCTTCATAGTTCTCTTATCGAAAAAACAGGCGGACTGGATAGTGTCCGCGATGAGAATCTTTTAGACTCTACATTGAAATCACCTTTTCAAACATTCGGGGGAAACGATCTTTATCCCGAAATTTTAGACAAAGCTGCCCAGTTATGTTATTCGCTTATTCAAAATCATCCGTTTGTAAAAAGTAGAATCGCCTAACAAGAAGTTCAAAGCAGGCGCAAGGTCAAGCCTTGCGCCGTTTCATTTACCGTCACCCGGCATAATCGAGCGCGGTAAGTATTTCCGTACGGTCTTTGAAAACCGCGACGGTGTGCTCTTCGTGCGCGGACGCTTTTCCGTCGGCGGTCAGCACAGTCCAGCCGTTATCCGCCGTCACGACGTCCGCCGTTCCGAGATTGATCATCGGTTCGATTGCGAGCACCATACCCGCCTGAATGCGCGGATTCGGCCCCGAGGGGCAATTCGGGATCGACGGATCTTCGTGCACGTCGAGACCGACGCCGTGACCGCAGTATTCGTAGACAACGCCGTAGTTGTGACTCACGGCGATATCGTTGACAGCGTTTGAAATATCGTGGATCCTGTTTCCGACGACGCAGGCGGCGATCCCCGCGGCAAGGCATTCCCTCGTTACGTCGTCGAGCGCTTTCCATTCGGGACGGACGTTTCCGACCTGCACCGTGTGCGTCGAATCGCTGATAAAACCGTCCAAATCGATTCCCGCGTCGATCGAAACCAAATCACCGTCGTGGATTATTTTTTTCGTTGATGGAACGCCGTGTATGACCTCTTCATTGATGCTGACGCACACGGCTCCGGGAAAGTTTTCGCGGTACCACGCGGGTTTACCGTGATGGGACAGCATAAAATGCTTGCACATATCGTCGACATCCTTCGTCGACATACCCGCTTTTACGCGCGGGAGGATTTCGTTGAACATATCCGCAAGCAGGTGACAGGATTTTCTGATACCTGCGATTTCATCGTCATTCTTTAACCGTATCATAAACACCTCGTGTTCGAATGGCAAGTTTTGAAAGCATTAACTAATAACGCTGTGCTGTCAGCGAGAACCCGCCCGCTTAGCCGCGGTCGAGCTTTTAGGGCAGGCTTCCGTAAGCCAAACGCTCGAAACGGCACGCAGTCGGAACCTCGCTTCCACACAAGTTTTATTTATTTTCAAAACTCGCCATTCAGTTATCATAACAAATGGTCGGAAAATTTCAAGTTTTATTAAACTCGAAATTGATCCTTTTTTATCAATCGTTCGCTCTCTTCAAAGCAGATGTCCGCCGTGTGACGATCGCCGAGCCTGAGATAAGCTTTCGCCATCTTTTTCAAAAAAAACGAATCGTCCGCCGCCGAAAACTTAAGATCGAGAGCCCGCTCCCACGCGTCGAGGGCAAGCTCGTCGCTCGTATTTCCCTCGATATTGCTTTTTAAAATATGGAGCGCAAACGAAATCACCTCCGGAAAAAAGAGCCTGAAATAATCGCTCTTGTATTCCATTTTAATAATCCGCTCGAGCAGCAAAAACGCATCGTAAAATTCGCCGCGCACCGTAAGCTCTTCGGCAAGGATGTAGCCGTAATCCATAAAGTCTTCGCGCGAAAACCATCTTTCAAGATTAAAGCTCGGACGAGAAGTCATCATGTGTTTGAATTCCGAAACGGCTTCGTCTTCGCGGTGATGCATCAAATCCCAAAATATGAGCTTTGCCCTGCTTTCATCGTCACTGCGTTCCGAAAGCCACGCATGATAATCGAACGAATTTGTGCGGGCTTTTCGTATATGATAGCGGCTGAAAAAAGAATTGTCAAATATGGAACGCTGTCTCGCATCGGAAAGGATGTCGTAGGCTTGCACAAGACGGCGGAACAGGGCGGTCGTTTCGGCATCGCTTTTTTTCGCCGTATCGGGATGATACTCTTTCGCTTTTTGTCTGAACGCGCGTTTTATCTCCGACGCCGACGCATCGTGCGCTACGCCGAGGATTTCGTAGCAGTTTTCCAAGCGGCCGTACCCTTATGCGATTTTAAATAATTGCTCTATGTCTTTTTGCTTGACGACGATGACGGAACACTTCGCGGCGGCGATCGTTTGGCTTTGGTCGAGAGAAACGACATCGCTTCGGTTTGAGCCTGAAGGCGTATACGATACGTCACGTATTTTTCCGCCGAGGAGGATAAAGTCCGCGTTGTAGTCGTCGGCCGCTTTGACGATCTCCGCCCATACGGATCCGTTGAGCAGTTCCGTTTCGGCGGTAACGCCTTTCGACTTTGCCAAATCTCCGGTATATGCGAGATATTTTTTTCCGTCGGCGATGAGATTCTCTTCATATATCTTACGCTCGTCGCTTGCAAAAAATTTCGACAGCGTCAGGCGCTTGATCGTCGCGGTATCGACGACGTATATAAACTTCAGATCGAGGTGATAGGTCTTTGCCATAATGATGCCGTACATTGCAGCGTGAATAGAAGCTTCGGATCCGTTGACGGCGACAAGAATACGGCTGAAAAGCGGTTTACTCATTGCATACCTCCATAAAAACTTTTGCAGGAAGCATAGGCTTCCGAAAAAGTTTTTAGCCGTGCGCAGATGCGCACTCGTAAATAATCGAGTTTGCGGGAATACAACAGTATCTATTCATCCGATCCCGGACAAAACAATAAATTTTGCATCCCCGACAAATTTATACGCAAACTCGAGATACAAAGCGGCGGCGCTGTTTCAGACGCCGCTTTGTATCCTACCTCCATCGACTATCGGCTATCGCCTGTTGCGGTTTTTAAGCGCTTTGAGCGTAAAGATATTTTCACGATCACGCTCTTCAAGTACGCTTTCGATATATTTTTTCGTTTCGCTCGTCTGCGGGATGATCATTTTGTCGAGCGCGTTGACCCGCCGCTGCGTTTTTTTCACTTCGCCCGCGAGCCGCCATACGATCGTGCGGATCGACGCCATTTTCGTCAAAAGCGCGAGCAGCCGAAAAAAGAGATCCATCGCTTTATCGCTGTCGGATGAAGTGCCCATAAACGAATAAAACAATTCTTTTTTCGGCAGTTCGACATCGAGCGATTTGAACGACATGCCGCCGAGCGTTTCCTGCTTTTCGTGTATGACAAAATCGTAGTGCACGCCGTGCGATATGCGCTCGACTTGATCGCTTCCCATGCTCGCAAGCATTTTCCGAAACGCGGGATACGCTTCGTCGATCACTTTGTCGATGTCGTGCTCGAGGAGCTTGACGTTTTCGACCATGTGCATGAGTTCCATGACGAGGATTTCACGCTTTTGTTCCAAGAGATCGTAGCCGTTTTTGGACACGGCAAGCTGCTCTTTCATGGCGAGGAGATTCGATTTTGTCGGCGCAATATTCAGTTTTGCCATAGGCTAGTTCCGCTCCGCATCTCCGCTTTCGTCTTCGCTTTTCGGCATATACTTTTCGATATATTCCGGTTTGATGCGGTAGAGCTCTTCGCGCGGCAGCGTCGCCAAAATCTTCCAGCCCAAGTCGAGCGTCTGTTCTATCGTGCGGTTTTCGTATTCGCCCTGCATCAAAAATTCGTTTTCGAATTTATCGCCGAACTTGAGGTACTCGCGGTCGAGCGGCGAAAGCTCTTCGTCGCCGATAATCGCCGCGAGGTTCCGCACCGACTTTACTTTCGAATACGAAGCGAAAAGCTGGCTCGAAACGTTCGCGTGATCTTCCCGCGTCATGACCCTGCCGTCCTTTGCAACTCCGATACCGTCTTTCATGAGGCGTGAAAGGCTCGGAAGCCCCGCGACGGGCGGATACAATCCTTTTTGCGAAAGCTCTCTGTCGAGAACGATCTGCCCTTCGGTGATATAGCCGGTCAAGTCGGGAATAGGATGCGATATGTCGTCGTTCGGCATCGTCAAAATCGGAATCTGCGTGATCGAACCGGCCGAGCCCTTGATGCGCCCCGCCCGTTCGTAAAGTTCCGCGAGATCGGAATAGAGGTAGCCGGGATACCCTTTGCGGCCGGGTACTTCGCCACGCGTCGTCGAGATTTCGCGGAGCGCTTCGCAGTAATTCGTCATATCGGTGAGCACGACGAGAACGTGCATGCCTTTTTTGAACGCGAGGTATTCCGCCGCCGTAAGCGCACACCTCGGCGTGATGATGCGTTCGATGGACGGAGCGTCGGCAAGCGACTGAAACATGACGACTTTCGAAAGGACGCCCGATTCTTCAAAGGTGTCGGTAAAAAAGCGCGCGATATCGTATTTGATTCCCATGCCGGCAAAGACCATGACGAACTGTTCGTCGCTCGAGCGGAGCTTTGCCTGACGGATAATCTGCGCGGCGAGCTTATTGTGCGGTAAACCGTTGCCGCTGAAAATCGGAAGCTTTTGTCCGCGCACGAGCGAGTTCATGCCGTCGATCGCCGAAATACCCGTTTGGATAAAATCGCGCGGGTAGATACGCGCATAGGGATTGATCGGGTTTCCGTTTATATTGACGAGTTCCGACGATACGATGGGGGGGTATCCGTCGATAGGATCGCCTAAGCCGTTGAAGATGCGTCCGAGCAAACCTTCACCGACGCGCAGTTCGAGCGGCGTGTCGAGGAATTCGTAGGTCGTCGCATCGAGGTCGAGGCCGGTCGTATTGCCGAAAATCTGAACGACCGCCGCGTCTTCGGAAAGATCCATGACGCGCCCGATACGCTTGTTTCCGTTTCTGTCCCGCACGCACACCGTTTCGAGGTAAAAAATATTTTCGGTTCGGCGGACGATGACGATAGGACCGTCGACCGACGTCATTCCGCGGTATTCTATTCCTTTCATACGCTGCCTGTCCTTCGATAGAGCCGTCTCAATTCGTCGAGCTGATTTTCAAGGTGCACTTTTACGTCCTGAATTTTATCGGCTTCGTCGTTCGTGTACTTCGACTTG
This Treponema socranskii subsp. buccale DNA region includes the following protein-coding sequences:
- a CDS encoding class I SAM-dependent methyltransferase; translated protein: MGNIESYSVHSIVKYYEKLSQNGLFNYEKDILSKYFIIPGKILDIGCGTGRTTIALSKLGYDVIGIDYSSKMIEEAKKMASYIRYYVQDTRELSFDSGLFDYALFSFNGLMLLETYADRKKATLEISRVLKYNGLLFFTTPFLDNKIEKKYWAEKTRAFNKPLAQFTDEERLILGDYVTDECNVKFHLHIPFIKEIIDLMDECGYEIIYSCRRLDAFSEELQENELDDNYLWVVRKTDV
- a CDS encoding radical SAM/SPASM domain-containing protein encodes the protein MPTEYDLENGISLPEKLLDKPVDGYHIILAPDNPNWIVLNDKEYKMFHWLQEGASIRFALENYYIEYCPNEDECLKIMKKLLEQIDDVDFRGNSVTNKEEAIENITKTVHIGTTNGCNMHCPHCYMAAGTQPLKTVDLQKTIQLISELHDFYGELEVVVSGGEPLTYTNIESLLKGIQENHVILFTNGSLISERNIDLICECCDEIQISFEAVSKEYYAPIRGEQNYENALHAIDLLKSRGKRIVLATTILPNTLIDIENNLIGFIKHLEYDNLEVRLSDEIEMAGNALFMDMSGFDKKYSRELVIKLVKKLKNLGYLVQSSDIRNIRFTNCGIGSSVLINYDGRIYPCHKISSYYFEAGISANDIIREFNKINVETSNDKISKCRFCELRYICSGGCRIDNLNTTGSMIEPICDDIYKERQYRRLLNDYRMYRENR
- a CDS encoding helix-turn-helix transcriptional regulator — protein: MQVVVKTPPIKIEGDIPQDLLTFVKKRYPHATVEEDDDEAYVEITETDWYKNIVKDRTPQKTLKLFRYRDNLTQAALAKKLGIPAQHVSGMETGHRTISPRMARKLGEIFGTKYQNFL
- the map gene encoding type I methionyl aminopeptidase, whose product is MIRLKNDDEIAGIRKSCHLLADMFNEILPRVKAGMSTKDVDDMCKHFMLSHHGKPAWYRENFPGAVCVSINEEVIHGVPSTKKIIHDGDLVSIDAGIDLDGFISDSTHTVQVGNVRPEWKALDDVTRECLAAGIAACVVGNRIHDISNAVNDIAVSHNYGVVYEYCGHGVGLDVHEDPSIPNCPSGPNPRIQAGMVLAIEPMINLGTADVVTADNGWTVLTADGKASAHEEHTVAVFKDRTEILTALDYAG
- a CDS encoding J domain-containing protein, whose protein sequence is MENCYEILGVAHDASASEIKRAFRQKAKEYHPDTAKKSDAETTALFRRLVQAYDILSDARQRSIFDNSFFSRYHIRKARTNSFDYHAWLSERSDDESRAKLIFWDLMHHREDEAVSEFKHMMTSRPSFNLERWFSREDFMDYGYILAEELTVRGEFYDAFLLLERIIKMEYKSDYFRLFFPEVISFALHILKSNIEGNTSDELALDAWERALDLKFSAADDSFFLKKMAKAYLRLGDRHTADICFEESERLIKKDQFRV
- a CDS encoding universal stress protein — its product is MSKPLFSRILVAVNGSEASIHAAMYGIIMAKTYHLDLKFIYVVDTATIKRLTLSKFFASDERKIYEENLIADGKKYLAYTGDLAKSKGVTAETELLNGSVWAEIVKAADDYNADFILLGGKIRDVSYTPSGSNRSDVVSLDQSQTIAAAKCSVIVVKQKDIEQLFKIA
- a CDS encoding V-type ATP synthase subunit D encodes the protein MAKLNIAPTKSNLLAMKEQLAVSKNGYDLLEQKREILVMELMHMVENVKLLEHDIDKVIDEAYPAFRKMLASMGSDQVERISHGVHYDFVIHEKQETLGGMSFKSLDVELPKKELFYSFMGTSSDSDKAMDLFFRLLALLTKMASIRTIVWRLAGEVKKTQRRVNALDKMIIPQTSETKKYIESVLEERDRENIFTLKALKNRNRR
- a CDS encoding V-type ATP synthase subunit B, with the translated sequence MKGIEYRGMTSVDGPIVIVRRTENIFYLETVCVRDRNGNKRIGRVMDLSEDAAVVQIFGNTTGLDLDATTYEFLDTPLELRVGEGLLGRIFNGLGDPIDGYPPIVSSELVNINGNPINPYARIYPRDFIQTGISAIDGMNSLVRGQKLPIFSGNGLPHNKLAAQIIRQAKLRSSDEQFVMVFAGMGIKYDIARFFTDTFEESGVLSKVVMFQSLADAPSIERIITPRCALTAAEYLAFKKGMHVLVVLTDMTNYCEALREISTTRGEVPGRKGYPGYLYSDLAELYERAGRIKGSAGSITQIPILTMPNDDISHPIPDLTGYITEGQIVLDRELSQKGLYPPVAGLPSLSRLMKDGIGVAKDGRVMTREDHANVSSQLFASYSKVKSVRNLAAIIGDEELSPLDREYLKFGDKFENEFLMQGEYENRTIEQTLDLGWKILATLPREELYRIKPEYIEKYMPKSEDESGDAERN